The Natrarchaeobius halalkaliphilus DNA segment TGCATGTAGCCGTCGTGTTCCGATCGGAACCCCTCGGCTGTCGGTCGGTGGTCTGGGTCCGCAGATTCGCGCATCGAGATACCGTCCATATCGACGCGCAGACCGACACGGGGACCTTCACCGCGTTCGAGGACGGCGACGACACCCGTGTGGCCGTCCGCGGTTTTCTCGAGGACGTCCGGTCGAACGCCCGCCTCGCGTGCGCGATTGAGCCACGGATCGAGTTCCTCGGGGTCGGGGACGGCCATTCGCGCGTCGGTCTCGAGTGCGTCCCGACCGATCGCGATCTCGTCGACGCCGATACGCTCGAGTTCGGAGACGATTCGGCCGGTCGTCCGAAACTCGCGCCAACCTGGTTCGGGATGGCGGTGAAATTCCCGTCTGAGCTCGCTCAACCTGTGTCGGACGTCGGACATTCGTCCCGGAGCTATGGAGAGGAACTACTTAACGATGGTCGATATTCGTGTATTCGACGGTCACGATCGGTTTATTTTCGCGCCGAAGGAACGGTCGGACCAGGATAGAGACGGGTCGAATTAATCGAGAGAGGCGATGGCGTCCATTTCCACGCGGACGTCTCCGGGAAGCCTCGAGACCTCGACGCAGACGCGGGCCGGTGGGTCGTCCTCGAAGCACTCACCGTAGGCCTCGTTAACCCGATCGTACGTCTCGAGGTCGGTGAGATAGACGGTTACCTTGACGACGTCCGTCAGCCCGTCACCGCCGGCCGCCGCGACGACGGCGGCGACGTTCTCGAGGACCTGCTCGGTCTGAGATCGAATATCGCCGTCGACGGGCTCGTCGGTTTTGGGATCGACCGGTCCGTAGCCGGACACGTAGAGCGTACCGTCGGTCCGAACTCCCTGAGAGTAGGGGTTGTCGCCGCTCGGTGCGTCGTCGGTTTCGATAGGATGCGTATCTGACATGAGTCTCGCGAGTCGTTATACCGCACCGTCAGCGTGCTCGATCGCCTCGAGGACGACGTCCAGAGCCGTCTCCGCGAGGTCGTGGGTGAGCACGAGCGGAGGGAGGAATCGAAGGACGTTGCCGTGACGGCCGGCGGTCCAGACGAGGACGCCGTGCTCGAAGCAATACTGTTGGACGGCGTCGACGAAGTCACCGCCCGGTTCGCCGTCCTCGTCGACGAACTCGGCACCGATGAACAGGCCGGTTCCGCGAACGTCGCCCAGCCGGTCGGTGGGTGCCTCCCGGAGTCGCCGCCGGATGTACTCACCGAGATCCCGGGCGTGAGCGAGCAGGTCGTGTTCCTGGATGTACTCGATGGCCCGGGTTCCCGCGCGCATGCCGACGACGTGACCGCGATAGGTTCCGGCGTGATCGCCCGGTCCCCAGGTGTCGAGATCCTCGTGATAGATTGTCGCTGAGAGCGGAAAGCCAATACCGCCGAGCGCCTTCGCGGAGGTCATGATATCCGGCGTGACGCCCGCCCAATCCGCCGCCCACCACTCGCCGGTGCGGCCGAGCCCGCTCTGGATCTCGTCGAAGACGAGCGGAACGTCGTTGTCGTCCGCGATGTCGCGAAGTCCCTGCAGAAAGCCCTCCGGTGGCGTGACGATTCCCCCCTCGCCCTGAATCGGCTCGACGACGATTCCGGCCGGATTGGCCAGCCCGCCGTAGGGGTCCTCGAGGATCGCCTGCACTTCCTCGAGTGCGTGATCGACGGCGTCCGCGGGCGATTTATCCTGTCGGAACGGGTGCGGGTACGGCGCGTGGACGACGTCGGGCAGTAACGGCGTGTAGTGTTCCTTGAAGCTCTTGTTCGAGGTGAGACTCATCGCACCCGACGTCGGGCCGTGGTAGCCGCCCCGGAAGGCGACGAGGCCGGTTCCGCCGGTGTTGTACTTCGCGAGTTTGATGGACGCCTCGATCGCGTCGCTGCCGGTCGGGCCGCCGAAGACGACGCGGTTTTCGCCCGCGAGTCCGTCGGGTGCGATCTCGTCGAGTTTCTCGATCAATTCGAGACGGGCTTCGGTCGGAAAGTCCACGGAGTGGACGAACTTATCCGCCTGCTCGTGAACGGCCTCGAGAACGTATGGGTTGGCGTGTCCGACGTTCAGAACACCGATACCGGCGAACATGTCGATGAACGTGTTGCCGTCCGCGTCCCGGACGGTCGCACCCTTGCCCTCATCGAACGCGATCGGAATGTCCTCCGGATAGGCAACGGCGCTGCTGTCGATCTCGCGCTGTTTCTCGAGCAGCGCTCGGGTGTTCGGTCCGGGAACGGAGTCGACGTTCGGTGCATCCTCGTAGTGGAGTTCCGCTATCGGCGGTCCTGCCGTCATGACTAGGCCCAGGCGAAACAGATACTAATAACTTGTCCACAGTATCCATACACAGAATATACAGATATTGAACTCGCATCGGGCGGGAGAACCGGGCGAATCGAATATCCGCGTACGTCTACGGGCGTGCGACGGAACGGACGGCTACCCCTCGGTTCACCCTGCGTGCCGTTCTCGGACGGTAAAGGGAAGGGCTCATTAGCCCATAGTGTGAGTCACTGAATATGGCATCGTGGAAGCGGGATTTCGCCAGCGGGCTGATCGTCCTCGGCCCGATTCTCATTACTCTCTACGTCATCTACTGGATCTACGGGCTCGTCGCCGGAGTCACGCCAGGGCTGATCCTCGAGGCCGAAGCGCTCGAGCCGTTCGTTCCGGGCGACAGCGACCAGGCCCAACAGACCCGCGTACAGCTCGCGCAGTTCCTCCGGGTCGTCGTCACGCTGACCGTCTTTACGATCCTCACGCTCTCGGTCGGTTACCTCATGCGGACGACGGTCGGCGGCCTGGTCGAACGGCTGGTCGACAACGTCGCGAACCGCGTTCCCGTGATGCGGGTGGTCTACAACGCCTCCAAGATGGCCGCCGAAACCGCCTTCGGTGAACAGGAATCGCTCCAGACGCCCGTCAAACTCGAGGTCTGGGAGGGGCTTCGGATGACGGCGTTCAAAACGGGGAAAGTCACGGAGGACGGCCGGGAGGTTCTGTTCTTACCGACGTCACCGAATATCACGACGGGGTTCGTCATCGAAGTGGAGTCGGACCGGGTCGAAGAGCTGGATGAAGACGTCGAAGACGCACTCACGCGCGTCCTGAGCGCCGGGTTCGGCGACGCGGACAGACAGCGTGGAATGGACGCGGGCGTCTCCATCGACGTCATCGACGAGGCGACCGCCGGAACGAAAAGCGAGAAGGCGGACGCCGACGACGACTGAGGCGAATCGCTCGGGGGACGGTGATCGCCACCGGTTGGGTCGACGGAACTGACAGACAGTCGCTCGGTTGACGTGAACGCGGACTCGAGCGGCGCTGAACCGGGATTGGAATCGGAGTGAGCGTTCGCTCGAAAGGAGCGACTAGACGTAGGTGAACCACTCGTCGTACTCGTCGGTCTGGCGCTCGACGACCTCGAAAAAGCGTGACTGAACGTCTTCGGTGATCGGTCCGCGAGAGCCGTCACCGATGACGACGTTATTGATCTTGCGAATCGGCGTCACCTCCGCGGCGGAGCCGGTAAAGAACAACTCGTCGGCCGTGTTGAGTTCTCCTCGAGAGATAGACACGTTGTCGTGAACCGTATAGCCGAGATCTTCAGCGAGCGTGATCACGGTGTCGCGCGTGATGCCGTCGAGGATCGATTCGGAGAGACCGGGGGTGTAGATCTCGCCGTCGCGCACGAGAAAGATGTTCTCGCCGGGACCCTCCGCGACGTTGCCCTCCTTGTTCAACACGATCGCCTCGGCGTAGCCGTTCCGACGAGCTTCCTCGCCCGCGAGCATGCTGTTGACGTAGAGCCCCGTCGTCTTCGCGTTCGTCGGAATCTGGCTCGAGGCGTGCTTGCGCCACGAGGAGATCATCACGTCGATCCCCTGCTCTAAGGCCTCCTCACCGAGGTACGCGCCCCACGGCCAGACGGCGATCACGGTTTTCGTCGGACAGTCGGCGGGACTCACGCCGAGGCTGTTGTAGCCGTAGAACGCGATCGGCCGGATGTAACACGAGGGGAGCTCCTGGCGGTGGATGAGCTCGAGCGTGGCGTCGGTGAGCTCTGCCATGGTGTGATCGATCTCCATCTCGTAGGGCTTTGCCGACTGGTAGAGCCGCTCTAGGTGTTCTTCCCAGCGGAAGATCGCAGGGCCCTGCTCGGTGTCGTAACAGCGTGCACCTTCGAAGACGCCGCTTCCGTAGTGTAGTCCGTGTGTGAGAACGTGGACCTGCGCGTCGTCCCAGTCGACGAACTCGCCGTCCATCCAGATCGTGTCGACGTCCATCTCGTCGAATCCCATTATCGAGTGTGTTGCAATCCACCATACTAAGTTTTCGCGATTTTCGGGTCCGATTCGAAGGAACGGCGGTCGAGTTCGCGTCAGTCGGACCGACCGAAACGAGTAGCCTCGACGGCGACGGCGACGGAGCCAACGACCGCCACCGCGACGGCACCGAACTGGAGGAACACGGCGAACGGTGAATCGGGGTCCGTCTCGTGATCGTCGTGGCCGTGACCATCGCCGTGATCGTGGTCGTCGTGGTCGTGATCGGCGCTTTCGGCCGGAACGACCGTCGCATCGAACCACTCGCTGAGGAAGCTTCCGTCGGGCGAACCCGTCACCCGAAGCTCCCACGGGCCGTCTTCGGGCAGCGTCTGGACCGTCGCGTACGTCCCGTCCGCGGTTTCCTCGAGTTCGAACTCGATCGTCGTGTCACCGTCGACGGCGGTCGCGAGTATCCGAACCGTCCGCTCGGAAGCGATCCGATCGCCGGTGTCTTCGCCGGCTGTGGACTCACTCGAGAAGCCGACTTCGAAAACGATCGGATCACCCTCACTGACGAGCAAGCGGTCATCGTCGGCCGTTTCCGCCGTTTCGGCCGGGATCGCGAACAGTTCGACGGTCGGGTCGCCCTCGCGTTCGATCGACGCGACTCCGGGCCCGTCGTCGCCTCCGCCCCCGACTACTGCGGCCGTCGGAACGGACGTGAGCAGTCCGGAGAGAAGCACAACCACGACGAGGAGGGCGACCTCGAGACGGACCGCACGGACGAACGTCGAGACCGAGTCGTCGGACGGCTCGTCTCGGTCACTACCGTTGGACCGCTCATTTCGATCTCCCGGCTCAGACTCGAGACGGCGCAGGAGGGCGAACCGGGTGAGCCCGCCGAGGCCGAGCGCCAGCAAGACCAGTAGCGTCTTCGCGGAGAGCGACACACCGTAGAGCGTCTCGGAGAGGGCCGACAGCGTGGGCACGTGCCAGGCCGCGAGAAGGAGGCCGGTCGCGCCGGCGAGCGTAGCCCCGGCGAGTGCGAGAAACGAGTACCGGCGGACGACGCCGGCTGCGACCGCGGATCGCGCTGCCGGATCGGTCCGACGGAGTGCGGCCGGAACGACGACCGCGAGGACGAGCAAGCCGCCGATCCAGAGACCGGCCCCGGCGATGTGGCCGAAGTCGACGATGACGCCCCGAAGTCGGTCGATCGCGGTCGCGGAGTGACTGGTCCAGCTCACGCTACCGGCGACGGCGATCGATCCAAGAACGACCCCAGCCAGCCAGAGCCGGCGGGAGAGAATACCCAGACGGCGGACGGCGAGAACGCCGCCGAGAAGCGAAACGAGGACAATCTGGACGAGCCACGCGCGCCCGAGCGGGGTCTCTGCGTACTGGGCCAGTGTCTCGGCCGAGAGCCGCCCGAGCGACGCTGCTCGGGCCAGGCCGAGCGCGATGACCGCACCGACGAGGAGGAGAGTCGCACCGACGAGCAGTCGACTCAGGCACCTGTCGACCGACCGCGTGTCCGGACCGGTACGACCCACGGGCGGATAAACGGCGACTGCGGCCGTCACCGGCGCGCCGACGAGTGCAACGAGTGCGACGAGCACCAGCCCCTTGGCGATCGTTTCGATCGGTGGGATTTCCTCGTCGGGTTCGTCGGTTCCGTCCTCGTACGCCTCGAGAACCGCGTCTCTGTCGAGCGGTTCGTCTCCGACGCTGAAGAAAAAGGACCCGCTCGTCGTGTGACCGTCGTCGGCAAGCACCTCCCAGTCGACGCTGTACATGCCGTCGCTTCCGTCGGCCGTCTCCTCCAGCGGAATCCGGACGGTTCGTGTGTCGTCGGGATCGATCTCTGACTCACCGCTGACGACCTCGCCGTCGGGATTCGTGACGGTCACGTCGGCGACCTGTACCCCATCACCGGAGAACGAGAGCGTAACCTGCTCGGGACGGTCCTCGAGTTGTTCGGCGTTCGACGGATCCGAGTCGCTCAGATAGGCGTGTGCGTCGACCGGCGTCGCGAGCGCGCCGAGGACGAGTCCGGCAGCAGCGACGATGAGAACGAGCCAAAACGCCAGTCGTACCGCTCGGGACCGGGTGGGCGTCTCGGGGCGACGATCCGTCGATCGAGGCGCACGCGCGGTCATAGGACTATCTGATGCCGCCGGTGTAGCCGGTTCCGGTATCGCCGACGTACTGGACCGTACCGACGCCGTCTTCGACTTCGACGGTTCCGATCAGCTCCCGTTCGGCCATATCGATCACCGCAACGGTTCCGTCCGCTTCGGCGGGAGTAAAGAAGTACTCGTCGCCCGAGACGCCCGAGCGATGGAGGTGGTGTGCACCGTCCGGGCGTTCGATATCGCCCGCGTCGAGTCGACCGACCTCCTCGAGTTCGTCGACGTCGATGACGACCGACTCGGGCGTCATCGTGTTGGCCGTGAAACCGTAGAGGGTTCCGTCGGATTCGTAGTAGCGCAAAGCGTCGGGACCGCCGTCGACCGTGACGGAACCGATCTCTTCGTTCTCCTCGTCGGTGACGTCGATGAACCGGATCTCGTCGCCGTCCAATACGCCCATTCGCTCTTCGTCGGGCGTGAGATACATGCCGCCGGAGAACTCGAGTTCGTCGACGACCTCGTCGGCGTCGACGTCGACGGCCGCGGTCACGTCACTGTACTCGAAGTACGCGAGACCGTTTTGCGGGGCGTAGGCTTTGTAGTGCGTCCCGCCGTCCTCACCGAGTTCGATCGAGTCGGGTCGGTCGTACTCCCCGAGATCGATGACGTGTGCCACGGGGTCGTTGACGTTCGTCGCATAGCCCATTGAGCCGAAGTCCTCGTGATAGAGGAGCTTTCCGTGACCCTCTCCCTCGAGCCCGGCCTCGACCGTCTCGACGACGTCGTGGGAGTCGGTATCGATGACATAGAAGGTTCCCTCGTCGTCCGCGTGGGCCCAGATTTCGTCGTCGTTCGGATGGTAGATGTGGGTCGCACCGGGTCCGATATCCACCTCGGAGACGATCTCGCGCGAGTCGGTGTCGATAACGAGCACCTGATTGAGCGATCCCTCGATGACGAAGATCTGTGTGAGGTCGTGGGTGATCTGTGGATCGCCCCACTCGTTACCGTCGATTCCGTCGGTTATCTCGTCGACGACGTCGCCCGTTTCCGGATCGATGATCGCAATCGTATTCGGAGCGAACGCGTAGGCGAGTCCCTCGCTTCCCTCGGCATCTCCCTCCGGGTCGTCGTCTCCGTTCTCGTGATCGCCGTGATCGTGGTCGTCGTTTCCGTTCCCGTTACCGTCTCCGTTGCCGTCTCCGCTTCCACCGAGACAGCCAGCACCGGCGATGACGGTCCCGGTACCGAGAGTCTGTACGAAACGCCGTCGTTTGACGGGTGTGGTCACGTTCTGATCGACGTTTTTCCCACGCTTTATATTTCTGGTTCATTCGTCGAAAAGATATTCAGGACGCTCCGCAGTCACCCGGGTTCGGTACCAGAATCGATCAGTCGGGATCCGGACTGCTCTCGAGAACGCTGTCGACGAGTCGGGTAAATCGATCGACCAACCGATCGGGAACGGTCGGCTCGACGACGGACAACAGCGTCGCCGTTCGTTCGGGGGCCACGAGCCGGAGCGAGACGCGATTTCGGTCGTCGTACGATTTTTCGACGATTTCCTGTCCGACCAGTCGCTCGAGGTGGTACTCGAGCGTGCTGCGAGCGATACCGAGGTCGGCGGAGATCGATCCGGGGTCGCTCGAGGGTGACTCGAGCAAGTAAACCACGATTTCGCGAGCGGTTTCACGGCGAAACAACGCGAGTGCGGCTCGTTCCCACTCGTCGTACGTCGGCGGATAGTAGTGCGTTCGTCCGTAGAACTCGCGCCGCACGAGATCGTCGTCGTCGATCAATCGACGGACGTGATACTGAATCTGTCCCGGTGCGAACTCCGACTCCCTGACCAGTTCGTTGAAGTGAATGCCGGCGTTCGCCCGGACGTGAGCTCTGATCTGTCCTCGAGTGTCGTTCATGTGAGATCGTTCGGTGAAACCGACCGCGTCGTCGATTTCGAAGGCCAGTCTCAGCTAGTGAGTCGGGGCTGATAACGGCTTCCGATCGTTCCCGGGCGGTGAGAACGGTTTTTCGATCCACCCGCTCACCAGTCAACGCCACGCGCGGGCTTCGCCCCGAACTTCTCGTAATTCCAAACGAGTAGCAATAGTAGTTATATATCCGACATTTTGCGTGCTATCGTACCCCAGTGTGAGTATTTTCTTAGATTCGGGCTATATCTGTTCAATTACATCCCTATCTTTTAATAAAAATACCTATGTAAATATAAGATAATTATATTACTAATGGGTACATCCATTGGATTGTGATGTCCGACAAAGACAGCATGAAAGATTACCTCGCAAAGCACCCACGAATGATCGGCGTCCTGTTCACCATGTTCGTCCTGCTCAGTCAGGCGGGCACGGCGGCGGCAGGAATCAACAGTCAGATGGGACCGTGAACGACGCGGCAGAATCCACGCGATAGTTCGACGCGAAAATTCGACGCGAAACAACACTGTTCTTCTCGCTGGCGTATCCGAACTCCGACTACTCGAGGATAGCGGGGCCGATGCCGTCGTTCCAGTGAAGGCCGTCGTCGATCAGTATCGGAAGCTCCGTCCACGTCAAGTACTCCTGAATCGACTCCCCGTCGACGAACGAGGACGGGGTGACTCCCGGTGAGAGATGGCGGTCCGCAACACATTCGAGGTTCGACGCGCTTGCTGTTCCGAGTTTGTACTCCTTGGTGGAATATGTTCGAACGGAGAACCCGTACTCACCGTCCGGGCACGGATCGAGTTCGACGACGCCGGGTGCGCCGCCGTCCGACTGGGCGATATCCGCGGATCCGTCACCGACGATGAGGTACTGGTCACCGAGTGCGGTGTTCTCCTGGGCGATCTCGAGCGCTCCCCGGAGCGGGAAGCCGCGGTTGAGTAACCTGGCGATCGTCTCACCGGCTTCGACGGCGTCCTCGTTGACGACGTCGCTGTACGTGCCGACGCCGCCGAACGCTCCGAGACGAGTAAGCGCGAGACCTTGCTCGTAGGACCGACAGGCGTTCAGGAAGAAGACGCCAAGGTCGACCGACTCGAGCGTGCGGACGTCGAGATCGCCGTCGGGACAGCGGATGCCGTCTTCGGTCGCGTGGCCGATGTAATGGAGGAAGTCGTAGCCGCCGTCGGTGAGCAACGAGGCGAACTGATCCGTCTCGACGCCGAACTCGGAGTGGATCTCGAAGGGGAGTTGGTCGCGATTCCCGTACGTCTCGTCGAGCAGGTCGTGTTCGTCGATCATCCGGACGTCGTTACAGACGAGCAGGATCTCGATCGATTCGTTCCGGGCGTCGCGGTCGAGTTGGCTCCGGTAGGCCTCGATCGTCGCCTTGGACGCCTTCTGTGGAACGGAGTCTCCGAACCAGGCGTGTTCGACCGACTCGTCGGTGACGTCGGGGACGACGAACGCCGACTCGCTCCGGATCGACGACGACGAACGGTACTCCGTTGCCGATCGAACGAGTTGTGCGCCGCCAGTGTTCGGTTGCGGAACCGACGTCGGGGACCGTCCGCGTGACTCGCGAACGATACCGAGTTCGTTGACGACGAACGGGACCACCTCGATTCCCTCCGATTCGTCGGGAACGTGTGCGGTCAACGGCCACCGCGGAACGTGGGGTTCCAGGCGCTCGTACGGGACGGAGAGATACTGTTCCAGTCGGGCGGAGAGCGGCTCGTCGTAGATCGTTTCGAGATCGAACGGGAGCGTCCGCTCCAGTACCGAACGCTCGAGCAAGTCGTACTGAAAGATGCCCTCCGTTCGGGCCAGACAATCGAGCAAGAAAAATCGCTTCAACAGGCTGGCGACCTCGTTGCTGAACCCGCCGCGATCCGTCAACGATCGTTCGAATCGCGGCGTCTCGAGCGTCGGTTCCCGGCCGAGACGGATCGTCCCTCCGAGGAAGAACGCGAGCGGCGCAGCCTGATAGAGAGAGCGGTACGTCGGCGGGACGGTGAGCGTGACGTCGCTGTCCGGCGGATCGATCTCCGAGGGAACGTCGAAGCTGTCACCCAGTTCGATCAGGGGCGGGTGTCCCCGTAGCGTCGGCCACGTTCGTTCCGGAGAGGTCGTCTTCAGCGCCGACGGAAGCATCGAGACGGCCTCGGCCATCGATTCGATGTCTGGCGGCGTCGTGATCGTTCCGACCGGTCGGTCGTGCGGGGATCGAGCGCCGAGCTGGACCGTCGTCTCCTCCTCGAGCGAGATCCGGACGGAGGTGAGCCCGATGTCGATCGTTCCCGCCGAGTCGATTCGAAAGTAGAGTTTGATCGGGGCGCTCAGTCCGACGAACTGGGTTCCGTCCTCGAGCGTCGCCGTCTCGCCCACGTCGAAGTTGGCGGCCGCCTGTCCCGTGCTGTCGTGGAGGGTCACGGCGTAGTGCTGATCGAAGCGCAGTTCGGCCGTTTCGATCGGAGACGACGTGTCGACCGGGAACGGGAACTCGTCAGTGTCGGTCGGATCGAGCGAGACCGGTCCCGACGTGCCGACGTGGAGGTGTCGTTGCTCGATCGAGTCGTGAACCTCGAATCCGGTGGGGGTGGTCGTTGCTTGGAGTTCGATCGTCATGTCTCCTCGCGTCGCTGACTGTCCAATACGGTTCCATTGACTAAAAGGATCGCATCGAATCGTCCGCCGATGCGGGTCGTTGCCGGTTAGTTCGGTACACCAGCGACTGCCCGGCGGTTGTGCCGCTACAGTGGTACGACACATCGTACGAAGCGAGAGTTTCAGGAGAGGTCCACATCGGTCGTCGAGGAGAGCGACTGGAACGTGATCGGCGGGAACCGGGCTTCGATCGCACTGGGCCGACGGCCGGTTCCGTTCGCGGGTAACGGAACCCGCTCGATCACGCCCCTGTCAGCGAGTTCGTAGAGGAACCGCTTGACCGTTCCCGCCGTCAGCGACGAATGAGTCGCGATCTCTTCGGCGACGTCGCGAATCGGCTGTCCGTCCGACTCGAGAGAGACGAGGTGCGAGAGGACTTGCTGGCGCGTCTCCGAGAGGGCGAGAGCTCGGTCGACGTGAACCCCGTCTTCGGGAACGTCCGCTTTGGCGCGCTCTAGGTGCTGGTGGTCGATCCGGTCGCTTTCGTCCTGACGGGCGTAGGCCGCCGCCTCGAACAGCGCCGCGAGCGCGTCGTGTGCGTTTCCGTCGGCCCACATCGCCAGATCTCTCAGGGACTCGTGATCGATGACGCCCGGCGCGAGAGCGGTCGACGTTCGGTCCGTAATGACGTCGACGAGTTCGTGATGTCGATAGGGCGGGACGGAAACCGTCGTGCCGGCCCAGTCAGTCGGCGCAGCGCTTCCAACGGCCACGGTGGAGACGCTCGAGTCGACGGGTTCGAGCAACTCGCAGACTCGCTCGTACTCGAGCGTCTCCGGCTCGTGGTGGTGGTCGATCGCGACGACAGCCTGGCGATCGTGACGAGCGAGACGGTCTCGAAGCCGATCGTGAAGCGCTCCGGTTCCGATACCGCTCTCGGGAACGGATTCCGATGAGAGTACCGAGAGCACGGCCCGGTAGAACGCGAACTCGCTCTGGACGCGGCGAGCATCGACGTAGACGAACCACGTCGTCGGTTCGGTACTGCCCGCTCGCGTCGTCGTCCGGATCGACTGACTCGATTCACCGAGGCGGTCGTTCATCGCATCGAAGAGGGCGACGACGATAGCCGACGTGCCCGAACCGGGGGGACCGACCACCGCGACGGGCGAGGGCAGGTCACCGTCGAACACCGGTTCGAGGGCATCGAGCAACTGCTCGAGAACGGGGCCGCGGCCAACCGGTTCCGGCCGGTGGACGACGGGGCTGAGGTGATCGTGGTCGACGACGATTCCCTGTCCCTTGTGGGCGGACCGCCGTCGAGCGATTCGTTCGTGTAAGTTCATTCGTTCGTCTCCGAAATCGTGGCTGCGGTCATCCGTCCGTTTCCGAGGAGTCCCCGACGAGTGCCGCCTCGAGGACCTCGAGAGTGTGTGTGATCTCGTATCCCGTCCCGTGTTCCATCTGCATGGAACAGGTCGGACACTCGGTGAGACCGGTTCGAGCGTCGGCGTCGGCCATGTGTTCGAACATCTCCTCGCCGATCTTCATGGACGTTTCGTAGTTCTCCGCCTTCCAGCCGTAGGTCCCCGAAATGCCGGAACAGGAGTCCCCCACGTCGTGTACGTCGATCCCGTCGATTGCGTCCAT contains these protein-coding regions:
- a CDS encoding DUF502 domain-containing protein, which encodes MASWKRDFASGLIVLGPILITLYVIYWIYGLVAGVTPGLILEAEALEPFVPGDSDQAQQTRVQLAQFLRVVVTLTVFTILTLSVGYLMRTTVGGLVERLVDNVANRVPVMRVVYNASKMAAETAFGEQESLQTPVKLEVWEGLRMTAFKTGKVTEDGREVLFLPTSPNITTGFVIEVESDRVEELDEDVEDALTRVLSAGFGDADRQRGMDAGVSIDVIDEATAGTKSEKADADDD
- a CDS encoding winged helix-turn-helix transcriptional regulator, with the translated sequence MNDTRGQIRAHVRANAGIHFNELVRESEFAPGQIQYHVRRLIDDDDLVRREFYGRTHYYPPTYDEWERAALALFRRETAREIVVYLLESPSSDPGSISADLGIARSTLEYHLERLVGQEIVEKSYDDRNRVSLRLVAPERTATLLSVVEPTVPDRLVDRFTRLVDSVLESSPDPD
- a CDS encoding branched-chain amino acid transaminase; protein product: MGFDEMDVDTIWMDGEFVDWDDAQVHVLTHGLHYGSGVFEGARCYDTEQGPAIFRWEEHLERLYQSAKPYEMEIDHTMAELTDATLELIHRQELPSCYIRPIAFYGYNSLGVSPADCPTKTVIAVWPWGAYLGEEALEQGIDVMISSWRKHASSQIPTNAKTTGLYVNSMLAGEEARRNGYAEAIVLNKEGNVAEGPGENIFLVRDGEIYTPGLSESILDGITRDTVITLAEDLGYTVHDNVSISRGELNTADELFFTGSAAEVTPIRKINNVVIGDGSRGPITEDVQSRFFEVVERQTDEYDEWFTYV
- a CDS encoding DUF7503 family protein, which gives rise to MSDKDSMKDYLAKHPRMIGVLFTMFVLLSQAGTAAAGINSQMGP
- a CDS encoding aspartate aminotransferase family protein yields the protein MTAGPPIAELHYEDAPNVDSVPGPNTRALLEKQREIDSSAVAYPEDIPIAFDEGKGATVRDADGNTFIDMFAGIGVLNVGHANPYVLEAVHEQADKFVHSVDFPTEARLELIEKLDEIAPDGLAGENRVVFGGPTGSDAIEASIKLAKYNTGGTGLVAFRGGYHGPTSGAMSLTSNKSFKEHYTPLLPDVVHAPYPHPFRQDKSPADAVDHALEEVQAILEDPYGGLANPAGIVVEPIQGEGGIVTPPEGFLQGLRDIADDNDVPLVFDEIQSGLGRTGEWWAADWAGVTPDIMTSAKALGGIGFPLSATIYHEDLDTWGPGDHAGTYRGHVVGMRAGTRAIEYIQEHDLLAHARDLGEYIRRRLREAPTDRLGDVRGTGLFIGAEFVDEDGEPGGDFVDAVQQYCFEHGVLVWTAGRHGNVLRFLPPLVLTHDLAETALDVVLEAIEHADGAV
- a CDS encoding Cdc6/Cdc18 family protein, which translates into the protein MNLHERIARRRSAHKGQGIVVDHDHLSPVVHRPEPVGRGPVLEQLLDALEPVFDGDLPSPVAVVGPPGSGTSAIVVALFDAMNDRLGESSQSIRTTTRAGSTEPTTWFVYVDARRVQSEFAFYRAVLSVLSSESVPESGIGTGALHDRLRDRLARHDRQAVVAIDHHHEPETLEYERVCELLEPVDSSVSTVAVGSAAPTDWAGTTVSVPPYRHHELVDVITDRTSTALAPGVIDHESLRDLAMWADGNAHDALAALFEAAAYARQDESDRIDHQHLERAKADVPEDGVHVDRALALSETRQQVLSHLVSLESDGQPIRDVAEEIATHSSLTAGTVKRFLYELADRGVIERVPLPANGTGRRPSAIEARFPPITFQSLSSTTDVDLS
- a CDS encoding Rid family detoxifying hydrolase, coding for MSDTHPIETDDAPSGDNPYSQGVRTDGTLYVSGYGPVDPKTDEPVDGDIRSQTEQVLENVAAVVAAAGGDGLTDVVKVTVYLTDLETYDRVNEAYGECFEDDPPARVCVEVSRLPGDVRVEMDAIASLD
- a CDS encoding copper resistance protein CopC → MTARAPRSTDRRPETPTRSRAVRLAFWLVLIVAAAGLVLGALATPVDAHAYLSDSDPSNAEQLEDRPEQVTLSFSGDGVQVADVTVTNPDGEVVSGESEIDPDDTRTVRIPLEETADGSDGMYSVDWEVLADDGHTTSGSFFFSVGDEPLDRDAVLEAYEDGTDEPDEEIPPIETIAKGLVLVALVALVGAPVTAAVAVYPPVGRTGPDTRSVDRCLSRLLVGATLLLVGAVIALGLARAASLGRLSAETLAQYAETPLGRAWLVQIVLVSLLGGVLAVRRLGILSRRLWLAGVVLGSIAVAGSVSWTSHSATAIDRLRGVIVDFGHIAGAGLWIGGLLVLAVVVPAALRRTDPAARSAVAAGVVRRYSFLALAGATLAGATGLLLAAWHVPTLSALSETLYGVSLSAKTLLVLLALGLGGLTRFALLRRLESEPGDRNERSNGSDRDEPSDDSVSTFVRAVRLEVALLVVVVLLSGLLTSVPTAAVVGGGGDDGPGVASIEREGDPTVELFAIPAETAETADDDRLLVSEGDPIVFEVGFSSESTAGEDTGDRIASERTVRILATAVDGDTTIEFELEETADGTYATVQTLPEDGPWELRVTGSPDGSFLSEWFDATVVPAESADHDHDDHDHGDGHGHDDHETDPDSPFAVFLQFGAVAVAVVGSVAVAVEATRFGRSD